The proteins below are encoded in one region of Bacteroidota bacterium:
- a CDS encoding class I SAM-dependent methyltransferase, whose translation MKQWYEELFENYGKKYDKESFTQGTIGECDFIEKEIGNKSANILDIGCGTGRHSIELSKRGFRMTGIDLSESQLRRAKFKAGEQNQSIDFQKHDARNLPFESEFDAAIMICEGGFPLMETDEMNFQILSNAAKALKQNGKLIFTTLNGLFPLFHSVKDFLASESEEGNATYNKNSFDLMTFRDHNLTKFSDDDGLEKELKCNERFYVPPEITWLLKSVGFKTIGIFGARLGAFSRKHKLTTNDFEMLVVAEKGH comes from the coding sequence ATGAAACAATGGTATGAAGAGCTTTTTGAGAATTACGGAAAGAAATACGATAAAGAAAGTTTCACTCAGGGAACGATTGGCGAATGCGATTTTATTGAGAAGGAAATTGGAAATAAATCGGCAAATATTTTGGACATAGGCTGCGGTACAGGGCGGCATTCCATAGAATTATCGAAACGTGGATTTCGCATGACGGGGATAGATTTGTCGGAATCGCAACTCAGGCGCGCAAAATTCAAGGCTGGGGAACAAAATCAGAGTATCGATTTTCAAAAACATGATGCCAGAAATCTTCCTTTCGAGAGCGAATTTGATGCAGCAATTATGATTTGCGAGGGAGGATTTCCATTGATGGAAACTGACGAGATGAATTTTCAAATTCTAAGCAATGCAGCTAAAGCCTTGAAACAAAATGGGAAATTGATTTTTACAACTTTAAATGGTTTATTTCCGCTTTTCCATTCTGTGAAAGATTTTCTGGCTTCCGAATCTGAGGAAGGAAATGCTACCTACAATAAAAACTCTTTCGATTTGATGACTTTTCGCGACCATAATCTTACCAAATTTTCTGACGACGATGGCCTGGAAAAAGAATTGAAATGCAATGAAAGATTCTATGTACCACCCGAAATAACCTGGCTACTGAAATCTGTCGGTTTTAAAACAATTGGTATTTTCGGTGCACGACTTGGAGCGTTTTCGAGAAAGCATAAACTTACTACCAACGATTTTGAAATGTTAGTTGTAGCCGAAAAAGGACACTGA
- a CDS encoding T9SS type A sorting domain-containing protein translates to MAYNSKTYIFIIIILLLKLKVAYSQISETNWYKVEETGYFTNLNYSPFGIIASDNYASNIYLIKNNKYEILHSSPSCGRYYNLSPDGSKIAFKMIDQNRMQAPAVIDITSKKVRIFSNFTQLCGQPNFTNKGKVFYTIADTLFFEQKNKFAKFCLYEYSNITDISPDEQKLVFSHNGQLFLFSFESKKIIQITDNKGAYLYPKWSPDGKKLLFSSVTGKNYVWEKAKSKIYEIGDGNLAVWTLNSEFLIFIKSRVMNFRFLGSDIFISKFDGSLTKNLSNTKDVNEAGVQIFGDNKLIFHTLENREIYEAIFDIDNFMLKDIYLILKSKGKLPIEHFHFNKLTNSGIFIDTSKVPYVHQVYDTPDWHDGSGSCAPATAVMAIAFYNRLPKWETQISYPSPHISHYGSYVSELYRFNEIYYEVYANAYGTDAYGGYGYMWNGSSSPSSKMKQYYENHGINSDQLWLSSCTFQNTANEIDNGYPHTICSWLTQSGHLTLAVGYIPVQQTLIFRDPFGNKNTPNYPSYDGQLAYYDWPGFNNGFQNLDADGTHGGVAWTLKSRSEFSLYNDTIIDDIFYDNGFYIFNQPPSHQKYFRDNFSGYNDHSWFTITVDYQEDICWVSWTPNLPDSGIYEVSAFIPPIDANAENSLYKIQYSGGDTTISINQGNYSDEWVSLGFFPFAPGDSNYVYLGDNTGIQGQSVAFDAIKWSRTFTSFSENIYQEKNTVSIFPNPCNDILNISYSINNAQKVELNIYSILGINKFSSIFTPQNSDINQIELNIKEIGLSDGNYILELKNEEFSIREKVLVLHILSEF, encoded by the coding sequence ATGGCATATAATTCAAAAACATATATTTTCATAATCATTATTCTTTTACTCAAGCTAAAAGTTGCTTATTCTCAAATTTCTGAAACAAACTGGTATAAAGTTGAAGAAACGGGATATTTTACAAATTTGAACTACAGCCCTTTCGGTATAATCGCCAGTGATAATTATGCTTCAAATATTTATTTGATAAAAAACAATAAATATGAAATTCTTCATAGCTCGCCGAGTTGTGGTAGGTATTACAATTTGTCGCCTGATGGTAGCAAAATTGCTTTCAAAATGATTGACCAAAACCGAATGCAGGCTCCTGCAGTTATAGATATTACTTCTAAAAAAGTAAGAATTTTTAGCAATTTTACTCAGCTTTGTGGGCAGCCCAATTTTACAAATAAAGGGAAGGTTTTTTATACGATTGCAGACACTTTATTTTTTGAGCAGAAAAACAAATTTGCAAAATTTTGCCTTTACGAATATTCAAATATAACAGATATTTCGCCAGATGAGCAAAAGCTTGTTTTTAGCCACAATGGGCAACTTTTTCTTTTCAGTTTTGAATCGAAAAAGATCATTCAAATTACTGATAATAAAGGTGCTTATCTTTATCCGAAATGGTCGCCGGATGGTAAAAAGTTACTGTTTAGTTCTGTTACAGGGAAAAATTATGTGTGGGAAAAAGCTAAAAGTAAAATCTATGAAATAGGCGATGGAAATTTAGCAGTTTGGACTTTAAACTCTGAGTTTTTGATTTTTATTAAGAGCAGGGTCATGAATTTCAGGTTTTTGGGTTCCGACATTTTTATCTCGAAATTTGATGGTAGCCTAACGAAAAATCTCTCGAATACAAAGGACGTAAACGAAGCCGGAGTTCAAATTTTTGGTGATAATAAACTAATATTTCATACTTTAGAAAACAGAGAAATATATGAAGCAATTTTCGACATAGATAATTTCATGCTGAAAGATATATATCTGATTTTAAAATCTAAAGGAAAATTGCCGATAGAGCATTTCCATTTTAATAAGTTAACAAATTCCGGGATTTTTATTGACACTTCAAAAGTTCCATACGTTCATCAAGTTTACGATACGCCCGATTGGCACGATGGCAGCGGCTCATGTGCTCCTGCAACCGCTGTCATGGCAATTGCTTTTTACAATCGACTTCCAAAATGGGAAACTCAAATAAGTTATCCATCACCGCATATTAGCCACTATGGTTCCTATGTTTCTGAACTTTATCGTTTCAACGAAATTTATTACGAAGTTTATGCAAATGCCTACGGAACAGATGCTTATGGCGGATATGGTTATATGTGGAACGGTTCATCTTCGCCAAGCTCAAAAATGAAACAGTATTATGAAAATCATGGAATTAATTCAGATCAATTATGGTTGAGTTCCTGCACTTTTCAAAATACTGCAAATGAAATAGACAACGGATATCCTCACACAATTTGCAGTTGGCTAACTCAAAGTGGTCATTTGACTTTGGCTGTTGGCTATATCCCTGTTCAGCAAACTTTAATATTTCGCGATCCTTTTGGAAATAAAAATACCCCCAACTATCCAAGCTACGACGGACAACTTGCATATTACGACTGGCCCGGATTTAACAATGGTTTTCAAAATCTGGATGCTGATGGGACGCATGGTGGTGTTGCATGGACATTAAAAAGCAGAAGTGAATTTTCTTTATATAATGATACAATTATCGACGATATTTTTTATGACAATGGATTTTATATTTTCAATCAGCCACCTTCTCATCAGAAATATTTCAGGGACAATTTTTCGGGATACAATGATCATTCCTGGTTTACTATCACCGTAGATTATCAGGAAGATATTTGCTGGGTGAGCTGGACACCTAATCTGCCGGATTCGGGAATTTATGAAGTTTCTGCTTTTATTCCGCCCATAGATGCAAATGCTGAAAACTCACTTTATAAAATTCAATATTCAGGAGGAGACACTACAATTTCTATCAATCAGGGAAATTATTCCGATGAATGGGTATCGCTCGGATTTTTCCCATTTGCTCCAGGCGATTCAAATTATGTTTATCTTGGCGATAATACCGGAATACAAGGGCAGTCAGTTGCTTTTGATGCAATAAAATGGAGCAGAACTTTTACATCATTTTCAGAAAATATTTATCAAGAAAAAAATACAGTCAGTATTTTTCCAAATCCCTGCAACGATATTTTAAATATTTCATATTCAATAAATAATGCTCAAAAAGTAGAATTGAATATTTATTCAATTCTCGGAATAAATAAGTTTTCATCAATTTTTACTCCTCAAAATTCTGATATAAATCAAATAGAATTAAATATCAAAGAAATTGGTTTGTCTGACGGAAATTATATTCTTGAATTAAAAAATGAAGAGTTTTCAATTCGGGAAAAGGTTTTGGTTTTGCATATTTTATCAGAGTTTTGA
- a CDS encoding ATP-binding protein, whose protein sequence is MTKIKVGIPVSGNEFIGREDDINKVVELILMGQSIVLIAPRRFGKTSLVLEILSQLKKKKYYAGFIDVFSSPTIPSLSEQITAQVLKNNKLDNIFKKSARSALQLFKNANLKAVIEDFEFILSFADSNQNEWKLLENSIDFIDEYSIKHNSQMIFAFDEFGDISKLDGNQIVKLFRSKIQKHKNTSYIFSGSYESVMNSMFVTKKSPFYRFARVINLGFIEPQKFAIYFKKKFKAFGIEKYEKISEQILQFSQGHPYYSQLALQETIIFFKLYEKIPTYNQLIESMLQSERNYLEKSWEEISSSKASVKVIIAIVDSKNGVYASLKNSGINVFRTLNQLKNKGVLIKNEKNNYQLSDPLFKEWIKKNVLS, encoded by the coding sequence ATGACAAAAATAAAAGTTGGAATACCTGTCAGTGGCAACGAATTTATTGGTCGTGAAGACGACATTAATAAAGTTGTAGAATTGATTTTAATGGGGCAAAGCATAGTTCTTATTGCTCCGCGAAGGTTTGGGAAAACATCTTTAGTGCTGGAAATTTTGTCCCAACTAAAAAAGAAAAAATATTATGCCGGTTTTATTGATGTTTTTTCATCGCCTACAATACCTTCACTTTCAGAACAAATTACTGCCCAAGTTCTCAAAAACAATAAACTCGACAATATCTTTAAAAAATCGGCACGCTCGGCTCTTCAGTTATTTAAAAATGCAAACCTAAAAGCAGTAATAGAAGATTTTGAGTTCATTTTGAGCTTTGCCGACAGCAATCAGAACGAATGGAAATTGCTCGAAAATAGCATCGACTTTATTGACGAATATTCTATAAAGCACAACAGTCAAATGATATTTGCTTTTGACGAATTTGGCGACATTTCTAAACTTGATGGAAATCAGATAGTTAAACTTTTTCGTTCGAAAATACAGAAGCATAAAAACACAAGTTATATTTTTTCCGGCAGTTACGAATCCGTCATGAACTCAATGTTTGTAACAAAAAAATCGCCTTTCTATCGTTTTGCTCGTGTTATAAATTTAGGATTTATTGAACCTCAAAAATTTGCCATATATTTTAAAAAGAAATTCAAAGCGTTTGGAATTGAGAAATACGAAAAAATATCCGAACAAATTTTGCAGTTTTCTCAGGGTCATCCATACTATTCGCAACTGGCTTTGCAAGAAACAATTATATTTTTTAAATTGTACGAAAAAATACCGACATACAATCAGCTTATTGAATCTATGCTACAATCGGAGCGAAACTATCTTGAAAAAAGCTGGGAAGAAATATCTTCGAGCAAAGCAAGTGTGAAAGTAATTATAGCCATAGTCGATTCAAAAAATGGAGTATATGCATCTCTGAAAAATAGCGGCATCAACGTTTTCCGAACTTTAAACCAATTGAAAAACAAGGGTGTACTTATTAAAAATGAAAAAAACAATTATCAACTTAGCGATCCTTTGTTTAAAGAATGGATTAAAAAAAATGTATTGTCGTGA
- a CDS encoding ATP-binding cassette domain-containing protein: MIVQVKNLTIGFDDKIIIENLNFDVNRGEKVSIVGKSGRGKTSLLNALLGFVEIQKGDINILGKNLNIKNIREIRSKISWLPQEVNLQLNTVKELFYIPFQFTVNKNNTPSEDEINSVFNKIDLEIDILTKSINEISGGQKQRIAIASCFLLKKPILILDEPSSALDSKVIELLIDFLFSQKDLTIISSSHNELWINRSDKIINL, encoded by the coding sequence ATGATAGTTCAAGTAAAAAATCTTACTATTGGTTTCGATGATAAAATAATTATTGAGAACTTAAACTTTGATGTAAATCGTGGCGAAAAAGTTTCTATTGTAGGAAAATCGGGTAGAGGTAAAACCAGCTTATTGAATGCTTTGCTTGGTTTCGTAGAAATTCAAAAAGGCGATATTAATATTCTTGGAAAAAATCTGAATATCAAAAATATTAGAGAGATTAGATCCAAAATTTCATGGTTGCCTCAAGAAGTTAACCTTCAGCTAAATACTGTCAAAGAACTTTTTTATATTCCCTTTCAATTTACTGTAAACAAAAATAATACGCCTTCAGAGGATGAGATAAATTCTGTTTTTAATAAAATTGATTTAGAGATTGATATTTTAACAAAATCTATCAATGAAATATCTGGTGGACAAAAACAACGAATTGCTATTGCGTCTTGTTTTCTTTTGAAAAAGCCTATTTTAATCTTAGATGAGCCAAGCTCAGCTTTAGATTCGAAAGTAATAGAACTACTTATTGATTTCTTGTTTTCGCAGAAAGACCTAACAATTATTTCAAGTTCGCACAATGAACTATGGATCAATAGATCTGATAAAATAATTAATTTGTAG